The Actinocorallia herbida DNA window AGGACAAGCCAATGATCAGGAAATTCCGTCTCGACGACGAGTACGCGGTCTACGACATCTGCCTGCGGACCTCGGCGAATCCGGACGGCTATGACGATCCCCAGCTCGTCGGCCATGTCTACGCGGGGCCTTACCTGCGCTTCTCGCCCCAGTTCGCCTCGGTGGTGAACGAGGGCGGCCCGGTGCTCGGCTACATCGTCGGGACGCCCGACACCCGCGAGTTCGAGGAGCGGTGCCGGCAGGAGTGGTGGCCGATGCTCCAGAAGCGCTACCCCGACGACCCGGCCGAGCCGCGGACCCCGGACGAGCGGATGATCCACATCATCCACCACTTCCTGCCCGCACCCGAGGACATCGTCCGCGACCACCCGTCCCACCTGCACATCAACCTGCTGGACGACACCCGGGGCAAAGGTTACGGACGGACCCTCATCGAGCGGCTGACCGAGGAACTCGTCGCCGCGGGATCCACCGGCCTCCACTTCGGGGTCGACCCGGCCAACACCAACGCGCTCGCGTTCTACGAGGCGGTCGGGTTCGCCGTTCTGCGCCGCGATCCCTACACGGTGTGGATGGGCCGCCGCTTCTGACCCCGCCGGCCCTCCCGGTGGTCGACCGGGAGGCTTGGATCGGGGGATTCATGGCTAGATTCCCGGTATGACAGCGGTGCTTCTGGACATCGACGGCGTCCTGACCGTCGCGTGGCGGCCGATCCCCGGTGCGGTCGAGGCCGTGACGAGGCTGCGCGCGGACGGGCACGACCTGCTTCTGCTGACCAACACCACATCCCGCACCAAGGCCGACATCACCGGGGCGCTCGTCGCGGCGGGCTTCCCCGTCGGGCCCGCCGACGTCATGACGGCGACCACCGCGACCGCGGCCTTCCTCGCCGAACACCACCCGGACGCCCGGGTCTTCCTGCTCAACGGCGGCGACGTCACCGCCGACCTGCCCGGCGTCCGGCTCGTCGACGACGCCCCCGACGTCGTCGTGGTCGGCGGCGCGGGACCCGCCTTCGACTACCCGACCGTCGACCGGGTCTTCGGTTTCCTCAACGACGGCGCCCACCTGGTCGCCATGGCCCGGAACCTGTCCTGGCGCACCGCCGACGGCCTCAGCCTCGACGCGGGCGCCTACCTCCTCGGCTGGGAGGCCGCCGCGGGCGTCCGGGCCGAGGTCATCGGCAAGCCCTCCCCCGCGTTCTTCCACGCCGCCCTCGCCCGCCTCGGCGCCGACACCGGGGTCATGGTCGGCGACGACCTCGAAGCCGACGTCCTCGGCGCTCAGCGCGCGGGACTCACCGGAGTCCAGGTCCGTACGGGGAAGTTCCGGGAAAAGGATCTCGCGGCGGCCTTCGCCGCGCCCGACCACGTCATCGACTCCGTCGCGGACCTGCCCGCCCTCCTCGATTCCCGCAGCACATCTTGACATGGCCGCTTCCCTACGCAATCACTGACTGAGGAATTCGCGCCCGCCGCTCAGCCTTTCCCGCGCCGAATCCAGTGGTCCCGCGAAACGCAAGACGCGTTTCGGCCCACCGGAAAGACGAAAGTCCCCGCTTTCCCTCGCGGGATGCGTTCGAGCACCCACGTCCCGCCGACGGCGACCGACCGTCCAGAACAGGGAGAACGGCACCGCATGGCCGATGACCTGCTTTATCGTGCCCGGTGACCTCTTCCTGCCGCGATGTGCTCCCGCCTCGTGTCACCCGGCATACTTCGCGCCCCCGAAGATTCCCGCTCGCACGACCGGGGCACGCGACCCCGATCCGTCCCGCCCGGTACGACACTCCCGCCGCAATGCGGAAACGCCCAGTGCGGCGGCGACACAGTTCGGCATTAACCGATGACGGGCGCGGGCAGAGCCTCCGTCGCTATGCTGCGAGACAGCAAACGACCGTTCATGCGCCCCCACCGGGCCTCGATTCGGTCTTTTTCTCTTTGATCTCAGGGAAGGGAGAGAAGCGTGCGGGAGCAGTGTGATGAGCAGACACCTTCATTCTTTATCCGGAATGTCCTTGACCGCGGCGCGCCGTCCAGATGGGGCGCCGACCCTGCGGGGGACCTCCCATGACCGCCGACACTGCCGCGCCGTGGACGCCGACGGGCTGGTGTCACCTGTTCTCCTGCGACGTGATCTCCTACGGCGACGCGCGGCGGACCGACGAGGTCCAGGGGTTCCTGCGCGACAACATGTACCGGGCGCTCGAGGCGAGCTTCACCCATGCGCGCATCCCCTACGGCGACATCTATGTTGAGGACCGCGGCGACGGCGTCATCGCGGCCGTCCCCTCCGGCCACGACCCCGCGCTACTGGTGACCGCGGTGTTCGACGGGCTGAAGGCGCACGTCAAAAGGCGCAACCGGCTGGCCAGCGAGATCGCGCAGATGCGCCTGCGCGCCGCCGTCCACCTCGGCGTCGCCCGGCACGACGGCCGCGGCCTCGTCGGCACCGACGTCAACCACCTCTGCCGCCTCCTGGACGCCCCGTCGTTCAAGGAGCTCGTGGGCCGCTCACCCGCACCCGTGTGCCTCATCGCCAGTGAACGCTTCTACGACGACGTCATCCGCAAGGACGTGGGCGTCATCGACGTGGAGGAGTACCACCACCTCCAGGTCTCCCTCAAAGAGACCGACTGCCCGGCCTGGGTCCGCCGCCCCTGACCGCCCACCAGCGCGGTTTCCCGGCACCTTCCCCCGGGAGACCGCGCCCCCGGTCCGCCCCCGCCCACGCCGCCCCCGAGCCGAGCCGAGCACCGAGCCCGCACTCGAGTTCCACCCGCGCCCAAGCCCGGCATCGCACACCCGGCGCGAGTCCCAGCGCCGCGCGCCGCGACCAGCCCGCGCCCACCGCACATCACTCGCGCGCATTCCGAAACCAGCCCGCGCCCACCGCGCAGCGGGCGCCTTCCGAAGCCGGCCCATGCCCGGGTGATCAGCACCCGGCGGGACATCCCGAGACCAACCCGCGGCACAGCTCCCACCTGCGCCTTCCGAAGCCGGCCCACGGCCGGATGATCAACACCCAGCGGCATGTCCCGAGAGCAGCCCGCGCCCAGCGATCAGCCCAAGCCCATGGGTCCGGTGACCCGGCGCGGGGCGGGGCGGGCTCCGGGTGTGGGCGAGCGCCGGGTTCACGGGCGCCGGTTCGGGGACACGTCCAGCGGGTTGGGGGGAACATTGCCGAGTCGTGGGAGGAGATGTAATCCATTCCGGTAATCCCCTGCAAAGCCGTGCACTCCCGGTTATCGTTTGGTTCCGCTACGGAGTTGTCCGGCTACGGTAAGCGAGCCAAGGGGGCGGGATGGCGGCGGCGACGATACGGCCCGGCGCGGAGCGGATGGGCGGTGAGTGCGCGGTCATCGCCGGGGACCGGAAGTTCCGGCTGCTCAGAGCCAGGTTCCAACGACTGGTGATCAGATTCGCCGGGGTCTTCCTCGGCTGGTACCTCCTCTACATAGGGCTGTCCGCGTTCGCACGCGGGTTCATGGCCCAGAACGTCTTCGGCCATGTGAACGTCGCGCTGGTGCTGGGCGTGCTCCAGTTCGCCTCGACGTTCGGGCTCGCCTGGTACTACTCGCGCTACGCCCGCCTCATGCTGGACCCGCTGGCCGCGCAGCTGCGCGCCGAGTCCGAGCACCGGGTGCGCACCGCGGCGTGGCGGCCTGCCGAGGTCCCGCCGGATCTCCAGACCGCCCCGCAGGCCGAGGTCCCGCCAGGCCGCCAAGCCGCCAGGCCTGCCACGACTCCGTCGAACCAAGCCATGCGGCCGACCGCGATTCCGCCGAACCGCCAAGCCGCGCGGCCTGCCGCGGTTCCGCCGCAGCCCGCCACGGACCGCCGCGTCGCGGGCCGGGGCGTCCCCGCCGAGGGCGCGTCGTGATCGCCGCGGACGGCAGGATGCTGACCGTGGGGCTGTTCATCGCGTTCATCCTCATCACCCTCGGCATCACGTTCTGGGCCCGCAGCACCACCCGCGGCGCCGACGACTTCTACGCCGGCGGCCGCGCCTTCTCCGGCATGCAGAACGGCATCGCGCTCGCCGGGGACTACATGTCGGCGGCCTCGTTCCTCGGCATCGCGGGCCTCATCGCACTCTCGGGGTACGACGGCTTCCTGTATTCGATCGGCTTCCTCGTCGCGTGGCTGCTCAGCCTCCTGCTGGTCGAGCTGATGCGCAACGCGGGCCGTTTCACCATGGCCGACGTGCTGTCCTACCGGGTCAAGCGGCAGCCCCGGGTACGGACCGCGGCCGCCATCTCCACGGTCGTCGTCTCGGTGTTCTACCTCCTGGCGCAGATGGTCGGCGCGGGCGCGCTCGTCTCCCTGCTGCTCGGCATCCGGCGCGGCGAGGAGTTCGCCGGAGTCTCCGCCGATGCCGCGCAGGTCCTGACGATCGTCGTGGTCGGCGCCGTCATGGTCTTCTACGTCATGTTCGGCGGGATGAAGGCCACCACCTGGGTGCAGATCATCAAGGCGGTCCTGCTGGTCGCCAGCACGGTCGTGCTGACGGTGCTGGTGCTCAGCCGCTTCGGCTTCAACCCGAGCGCGATGCTCGGCTCCGCCGCCGACGCCAGCGCCCGTCCCGAGGGCTTCCTGCAGCCCGGCGGCCGCTACGGCCAGGACATCGAGGGCGACGTCTTCCGCTCGGTGCTCAACAAGCTGGACTTCCTCAGCCTCGCGCTCGCCCTCGTGCTCGGCACGGCGGGCCTCCCGCACATCGTCGGCCGCTTCTTCACCGTCCCCGACGCGCGGGCCGCCCGCCGCTCGGTGAACTGGGCGATCGGCCTGGTCGGCGGGTTCTATCTGATGACGCTCGCGCTCGGGTTCGGCGCCGCCGCGATCGTCGGGCACGAGGCGATCACCGAGCAGGACCCGGCAGGGAACACCGCGGCCCTCCAGCTCGCGCACGCGCTCGGCACCCACTTCGGCGGGCAGATCGGCGGCGACATCCTTCTCGCGTTCATCGGCGCGGTCGCCTTCGCCACCATCCTGGCCGTGGTCTCCGGGCTGGTACTCGCCTCCTCGACCTCCCTCGCGCACGACTTCTTCGGCCATGTGCTGATGTTCGGGCGGCCCCGGGAGTCCCAGGAGGTCGCGGTGGCGCGGGTCTCCGCCTTCGTCATCGGCGCCCTGGCCATACTGCTGGCGATCATCGCGCGGAACCTCAACGTGGCGTTCCTCGTGGCCCTCGCCTTCGCCATGGCCGCGTCGGCCAACCTCCCGGCGATCGTGCTGTCCCTGTTCTGGCGGCGCTTCACCTCGGCGGGCGCCGTCGCGGGCATCTACGGCGGCCTCGGCGGCTCGCTCGTGCTCGTCGCCTTCTCGCCGGTCGTCTCGGGCAAGGTCGACCCTCTGACGGGGCAGAGCCTCTCGCTCCTGCCCGCGGGCCTCGACTTCGCCGTCTTCCCGCTGGAGAACCCCGGCCTGGTCTCCATCCCGTTCGGCTTCCTCTGCGCGATCGTCGGCACCCTGTTCAGCTCCGAACGCCCCGAACCCTCCGCCTACGACGAGCTGTCCGTCCGCTCCCTGACCGGCGTCGGCTCCCACCGACCGCCGTCCCGTGCTCCCAGACACCAGCGCACCCCCTGACCCGACCGCACCCGACCGCGCCGCGCCTCGCGACCCCCGTGTGCCCGACGTCCGCGACGTCGGGCACACGCGTTTCCGGGGTCTCGCGCCCGGCCTGACGAGCACAGATTACGCTGCGCGACAAGACCTCACCGAGAATATTTTCGATCTGTGGATAACTTCGCGGGCCGCCGGTTAACGTCGCCGAATGAAGGCGATGTGGACCGTCGGGCCAGGTGTGCTGCTCCTGCCGTCAGGTCTGGCGATCCGCGGCCGGGGCCTGCGCCGTCGCGTCCAGGAGGGCGGGGAGCAGCCCGATTTCGGGGTCTACCTCCTCGGCCGACCGCCCGAGACCTCCTGGGAGAGCCGCTGGGTGCGGTGCCCTGACTTCCGCTCGCCCGCCGACCCCGCGGACGCCCGCGCCGCGTTCCGCCTCGCGCTCGAACGCGCCGGCGACCGTCGTGTCGAGGTCGGGTGCGGAGGCGGCGTGGGACGGACCGGCCTCGCGCTCGCCTGCCTGGCCGTCCTCGACGGGGTCCCCGCGGAGGAGGCCGTCGCCTACGTCCGAGCGCGCTATCACCCGCGGGCGGTCGAGACCCCGTGGCAGCGGCGGTTCGTCCTGCGTTTCGGCTGAACCGGCGAGCCGGGCCCCGCTGTCCCAGAGCTTGAGACACGACAGCAGGAGCTTGGGGTCCTTGTAGGTGCGGGCGCACTCCTCGTCGGCGGTCAGATACCTGCGTTTCTTCTTCTTCGGCTTCCGCACCGGCTGCGCGCTCGGCCGTGCCTGCTCGGGCGTCGCACGCGGGCGCGGCGGCGCGGGTTCCGGTGCCGTCGACGCCCGCGGCTTCGGTGGCGCGGGCGGCTTCGGCCGGGCCGCCTTCTCCGGGCGCGGCCGGTGCCGCAAGGCGTCCTGCGCGTCGCCGAGGCCGACGGGATCCTCAGGATCGACGGAGTCATCGGGGAACGCGTCGATGACGATCGGACCGCTCGACGGCGTCGCGGTGCCGTCGGCCAAAGCCGGCAGCACCGGATTGGGCTTGGACGGCTCGGTCGGCGTGTAGTCGACGACCACGGGAGGCCCCGGCTCCGTCCGGTCTGCCGTCGGCCGGGCAGGGGCGCCCCGCGGCGCGGCGGGCGTGGGCGGCGGGTCGAGGACGAAGGTCCAGAAGAGCACCGCGCTTCCGGAGAGGAGGGCCGTCGAGGTCGCGGCACGCAAGGCGAGGTCGATCCTTCGGCGGACCTTGGCACGGTGGTCCAGTTCGTCCCGGCACCAGCGCGGCAGTTCGGGGTCCGGGACCGGGTCCGGGGTGGTCTCCATCGAGGCGTAGACGTCCATGCGGGCGACCCAATCAACGGCCGCGGCGACCCGCGCCCCACTTGGAACGACGATTACCGGGCCTGCGCGCTCCCTCGGGCTAGCGTGCGGAGATGGCCACGTTCAGGGAGTCGGAGCGGCTCGTCAACTTCACCGACGCGGTCGTCGCGATCGCCCTCACGCTCCTGGTCCTTCCGCTCGTCGACGCGGTGGGCGAGGGCGCGGACCAGAGCGGCGGCGCGCGTGAGTTCCTCACGACCAACCGCCGGGCCATCTTCGGGTTCCTGCTGAGCTTCGTCGTCATCGCCCGGTTGTGGATGGTCCACCACCAACTGTTCCACCATGTCCGCGCCTACGACCGACGGCTGATGCTCTGGAACCTCGCCTGGGTGCTCACGATCGTGGTGATCCCCTTCCCGACGGAGATGACCAGCACGTACGAGACGGACGACAGGTTCACCGCGGGCGTCTACATCGGCACGATCCTCGCGGCGAGCGCCTGCCAGACCGTCATGGCGATCGCCATCCGCCGCACGCCCGACATCCAGCGTCCGGGCCTGCCGCTCACCCGGGACGACCTCCTCGGCTCCGTGACGGCGACGTGCCTTCTGGCGCTCGCGCTCGCGGTGTCCTCGACCGTCCCGGGCGTCACGTACTACGCCCTGCTCTTGCTCTTCCTGTCCCCGGTCGTCATGCGCGTCCTCACGCGCGGCGAGGACCCGGCTCGGACTGCCTGACGCGCGGCGGCCTTGACGATGTTCTGCGGCATCCTGCCGAAGATGATCCCGTGGAACGGGGTCAGGGCCTTCCAGTAGAGGTGACCGAGGAGGCCACGCGGGTGGAAGACGGCCCTCTGGCGCAGCAGCGTACGGCCGTGCGCCTCGTGGACGCTCAGCTCCAGCCAGGCGAGGCCGGGAAGCATCATCTCCGCGCGCAGCCGGAGCAGAGAGCCGGGGACGACCTCCTCCACACGCCAGAAATCCAGCGCGTCCCCTACCCGCAATCGCTCGGGATCGCGCCTACCGCGCCGCAGCCCCACGCCGCCGACGAGCCGGTCAAGGAAGCCCCGCAGCCTCCAGGCGACGGGGAGGGAGTACCACCCGTTGTCCCCGCCGATGCCTTCTATGACGGTCCAGACGACGGCGGCCGGCGCCTCCGTGACGGCGACGCGCTCCTCCACGTAGAGGCTGCCGCCCGCCCAATCGGGGTCGCTCGGCAGCGGGTCGCTGGGCCGTCCCGGGATCGAGGCCGACGACCACCTGGTCGCCACCGACGCCTCGCGAATGCGCCGCAGCGCGAGTTCCACGGACTCGTCGAAGCCGATGAGTCCTTCCGGCGGGTCCGGGACCAGGGCGCGGATCGCGTGGTCGCGGCACACCACCTCGGTCCGCAGGCCCTCCACCAGCGGACGGGCGATGGCCCTGGGGACGGGCGTCACCAGCCCCACCCAGTGGCTGGACAGGGACGGCGACAGTACGGGCACCGGGATGATGAGCCGTTTCGGCAGCCCCGCTATGGCGGCGTACCGCTGCATCATCTCCTCATAGGTGAGCACATCGGGCCCTCCGATATCGAAGGAGCCGCGCACTATGCCCGGGATGTTCGCGCACGCCGTGAGGTAGCGCAGGACGTCCCGCACGGCTATCGGCTGGATCCTGGTGTGCACCCACCTGGGCGTCACCATGGCGGGCAGCCGCTCGGTCAGGTAGCGCAGCATCTCGAAGGAGGCTGAGCCGGAACCGATGATCGTCGCGGCGCGCAGCACGATCGCGGGCGACTCCCCGGCGAGCAGGATCTCGCCGACCTCGTTGCGGGAGCGCAGGTGCGGGGAGACCTCCCTGCCCGCGCCGAGGCCGCCCAGGTAGACGATGCGGGTCACTCCGGCCCGTGCCGCGGCCGCCGCGAACGTCCAGGCCGCCTCGCGGTCGCGTTCTTCGAAGTCGCGGCCCGAGCCCATCGCGTGCACGAGGTAGTAGGCGACGTCCATGCCGTCCAGGGCCGCGCCGATCGCGGCGGATTCCAGGACGTCGGCCTTGACGGTTTCGACGTCGCCCGCCCAGGGCTGGCCGCGCAGGTTCTCCGGCCGGCGGGCGGCGCACCGCACGGTGTGCCCGGCCGCGAGCAGTTCGGGCACCAACCGCCCGCCGATGTAGCCGGACGCCCCCGTCACCAGGACCCGCATGCCCCTCACCCCTCATACGTGGAGTACCAGGACATCAACTCTAAGTCACGACACATCACCAGATCCGGATGGGGCCCCGGTGCCGTCTCAGGGTGACGGCACCTGGTCCAAGGCTCAGCCGTCAGACGTCGTCAGAACGGCCAGGGCAAGGGCGAGGACCGCGAGTCCGGCCCAGGACAGCGGCGGAAGGTACTCGTCCAAGACGACGACCCCAAGGAGGGCCGCCACAGCGGGCTCGGAGAGGGTGAGGACCGTGGCCGTCTCCGCCGAGGTGTTCCGCAGGCCGATCCCGAAGAGCCGGTACGCCAGGAAGCTGGTGAAGAAGGCCAGGTAGACGGTGATGGAGAGGCCCGCGCCCGTGGCGATCCAGCCGGGTCCGGTGGCGAGCACTACGGGCAGGACCAGCAGGGCCGCCCCGCCGAACATCACCCCCATGACGGGGCTCGACGCCTCTCCCTCGGAGATGAGCCGGCCCGCAATGAGCGAATAGGCCGCGTAGGACGCCCCGGCGACCAGCGCGAGAGCGACCCCGACGAGATCCACCCGGGCACCGGACCCGTCGAGCGCGGGCCCGAGCACGAGGGCGCCGCATCCGGCGACCGCCGCGCCGGTGGCCCACATCCAGCGGGCCGACGGGCGGCCGTGCCCGAGGCACCAGCCGAGCAGCCCGGCGAACACCGGGGCGCTGCCGAGCGCGATGACCGTGGCGACGGCGACGCCCGTCATCGACACGGCCGGGTAGAACGTCACCGGGTAGCCCGCGACGGTCACCGCGCCGAGGAGCAGCCGCACCTTGCGCGCCGGGGTTCCGCCTACCGCCAGGCGAAGCGAACCCCGCGTGGTGAGGAACAGCAAGAGGCCGCCGAGCACCAGCGCGGCCGACCCGACGGCCGCGGCGTCGGCCCCGGCGGGCGCGAACGACGCGGCGGTCCCCGTGGTCCCCCACAGGATCCCGGCGGCGAGGATCGGCATCGGTCCCGAGAGCAGACGCGCCGCGGGCATGGGCGAAGAGCGGGGAAGGGAATCCTGATTCTGCACGAATGAACTTTCCGTCTCGAAGCTGTGGAGGGAAGGAGACGGACGGCACGCGAAAGACACCGGCCCGCTTGGCCGGTCTTCACCGAAAAGGCGTCAGCCTGCTGCGTCCGTCAGACGACGAGAGGCGGAAGCACCACGTGCCAGTACTTGTGCACGACAGAAGAATAGGCGCTTTCCCGGCCCCAGGCCCAGAACGGACTGGTGGATGGCCTTAGGGGACGCACTCGTTCCCCCTCCTCAGCACGGGTGCGGTGGGCGGGTCCAGGCCTCGTCCGGGTCGGTCGAGGGGCTGTGGGGGCGGCCTATGGCGAGGTACTGGGCGGAGGCGTGGTCGACCTGGAGGGTGGTGTGGGTGATGCCCAGGTCATGGAGGAGGGTTTCGAGGTCTGCGCGGACGGCGTGGCAGTCACGCCCGGGGGTGACGAGGACGTGGGCGGAGGCGGCCGACATGCCTGAGGTGATCTGCCAGATGTGCAGGTCGTGGACTTCGCTCACGTAGGGGCTGGCGACGAGCAGCGGACCGACCCGTTCGGGTTCCAGACCTGCCGGGGCCGCCTCCAGGAGGATCCTTCCGGATTCGCGGACGAGTCCGACGCCCGCCTTGACCATCAGGAAGACGACGACGAGGGTCGCGATCGCGTCCGCCCGCGCGAACCCGGTCGTGACCATGATCAGGCCCGCGATGGCGGTGGCGATGAACGCGAACAGGTCGTTCAGGATGTGCTGGAAGGCGCCTTCGACGTTCAGGCTCGACCGGTTGGCCTTGGAGAGCATCCAGGTGGCCAGGAGGTTCACCACGACCCCGGCGAGCGCCGTCACCAGGACGAGGCCGCCCCCGACCTCCGGCGGATCCAGGAAGCGGCGCACCGCCTCGTAGGCGAGCCAGGCCGCCAGCAGGAGCAGGGTGAGCCCGTTGGCCTGGGCCGAGAGGATCTCGGCGCGCTTGAGGCCGAAGGTGTAGCCGCCCTTCGGTGGGCGCGCGGCGAGCCGCATGGCGATCAGCGCGAGCACGATGGACATCGCGTCGGTGAGCATGTGCGCGGCGTCGGAGATGAGCGCCAGCGACCGGGCGACGAGACCCACGACCACCTCGCCCGCCATGAACACGATGATCAGCGCGAGCGCGCCCGTCAGCCACTTGCGATCGGCGTCCGCGCCCACCGCGTGGCCGTGCCCATGGCCGTGCCCGGCCTCGGGGCCGTGGTCGTGGCCCTGGGCGCTCACGCGAGGCCCGCCGGGGTCTCGGCCGCCGCACGCTCGGGGTGCCCGGTGGCGGGGGCGTGGCCGACGTGGGTGAGCGCGACGTCCAGGAGCATCCGCACGTGCGCGTCGGCGAGACGGTAGTAGGCCATCCGGCCGGACCTGCGGGAGGTGACGACCCGGTGGGCGCGCAGCAGCCGCAGGTGATGGGAGGTGGCCGACTCGCTCGCCCGCGCGACCACCGCGAGGTCGCACACGCACATCTCCCCTTCGAGCAGGGCGACGAGCACCCGCAGCCGCCCGGGATCGGACAGCAGCCCGAACACGTCGGCGAGTTCGACGACGTCCTCGTCCGCGGGCATGGCCTCGGCCACGACGGCGACGCGCGCCGGGTCGACGACCCGGACGGCGCACCCGTCCACGATCATCTGCTCATCTGAACCGTTGCTCATACGTGGAGGTTAACGCGAAGGGCCCGCCGTGTCACGACCTACCCGACCGGGAATCGCTTCCGTCGTTCCACCGGGCAAATGATCGTGATTTGTTGAGCGCTGGGAGATTTCTTCTGCGGTACCTGGGAGATCAGGCCTGTGGATAACTCAGAACGGGTCTTGTGGAATGGCACGGTGAGGGGGTAAGCGGTCGGTCGAGGCGGGAGGTGTGCGGTGATGGTCCGGACAATGGTGGCGCGGGTGTGCGGCGCGGGGTCCGCGGTGTTTTCGCAGCTGCTGGGTAGTATTGGTGGGGTGTTTTCGCAGCTGCTGGGTAGTATTGGTGGCTGGTGTGCCGGGAAGTCTGGTCGGCGGTCGGTGAACGACGCCTCAGGCGACGGGAGTGCACGTGGGTCAAGGCGCGAGCGGAAACAGGCGGCGGGTCATCCTCGGGCGGGGCACATGGCCCGAGGCGGGGCGGATCGCCGAGGTCCTGCGGGCGGAGACCGTCGGCGGCGCGCTGCTGCTCGCGGGCGCGGTGGTGGCGGTGGCCTGGGCGAACTCGCCTTGGGCTTCCTCCTACGCGGCGGTGCGCGACTTCGGCATCGGACCGGAAGCCCTGCACCTGCACCTCTCCCTGGCGACATGGGCGGCGGACGGCCTGCTCGCGATCTTCTTCTTCGTCGCCGGGCTGGAACTGAAACGCGAGTTCGTCGCGGGCGACCTGCGCGACCCGCGGCGGGCCGCGGTTCCGGTGGCGGCGGCCTGCGGCGGGGTGATCCTGCCCGCGCTGGTCTTCCTGACGGTCGCCCGGGGCACCCCGGGCGCGGCCGAGGGCTGGGCGATCCCTACAGCGACCGACATCGCCTTCGCCCTGGCGGTGCTGGCCGTGCTCGGCCGCTTCCTCCCCGCGGCGCTGCGGACGTTCCTGCTGACCCTCGCGGTCGTCGACGACCTCATCGCGATCGTGATCATCGCGGTCGTCTACACCGCGGATCTGTCGCCGATGCCCCTGCTGGCCGCGCTGATCCCGCTCGGCCTGTTCACCCTGCTGGTGCAGCGCCGGATCCGCTCCTGGTGGCTGCTGCTGCCGCTCGCCGCCGCGACCTGGATCCTCGTGCACGCCTCGGGCGTCCACGCGACGGTCGCGGGCATCCTGCTCGGGTTCGCGGTGCCCGTCCTGCGCAGCCGGAAGGCGGGCGGCCCCGAGGCGGGGCCGGGGCTGGCGGAGCACTTCGAGCACAGGTTCCGCCCGCTCTCGGCGGGGGTGGCGGTGCCGCTGTTCGCGCTGATGTCGGCGGGCGTCGCCGTCGGCGGGGTCGCAGGACTGCGGAGCACGGTCTCCGATCCGGTGGCGCTCGGCGTGTTCGCGGGGCTCGTCCTCGGCAAACCGGCGGGCGTGATGCTCGCGACCTGGCTGGTCTCCCGGTTCACCCACGCCGATCTCGACACCGACCTGTCCTGGCTGGACGTCCTCGGCCTGTCGCTGCTCGCGGGGATCGGCTTCACGGTCTCCCTGCTGATCGGGGAACTCGCCTTCGGCACAGGCGAGACGGCCGACCATGTCAAGATCGCCGTCCTGGCCGCCTCACTGACCGCGAGCCTCCTCGCCGCGATCGTG harbors:
- a CDS encoding cation diffusion facilitator family transporter yields the protein MSAQGHDHGPEAGHGHGHGHAVGADADRKWLTGALALIIVFMAGEVVVGLVARSLALISDAAHMLTDAMSIVLALIAMRLAARPPKGGYTFGLKRAEILSAQANGLTLLLLAAWLAYEAVRRFLDPPEVGGGLVLVTALAGVVVNLLATWMLSKANRSSLNVEGAFQHILNDLFAFIATAIAGLIMVTTGFARADAIATLVVVFLMVKAGVGLVRESGRILLEAAPAGLEPERVGPLLVASPYVSEVHDLHIWQITSGMSAASAHVLVTPGRDCHAVRADLETLLHDLGITHTTLQVDHASAQYLAIGRPHSPSTDPDEAWTRPPHPC
- a CDS encoding ArsR/SmtB family transcription factor, producing the protein MSNGSDEQMIVDGCAVRVVDPARVAVVAEAMPADEDVVELADVFGLLSDPGRLRVLVALLEGEMCVCDLAVVARASESATSHHLRLLRAHRVVTSRRSGRMAYYRLADAHVRMLLDVALTHVGHAPATGHPERAAAETPAGLA
- the nhaA gene encoding Na+/H+ antiporter NhaA; its protein translation is MLGRGTWPEAGRIAEVLRAETVGGALLLAGAVVAVAWANSPWASSYAAVRDFGIGPEALHLHLSLATWAADGLLAIFFFVAGLELKREFVAGDLRDPRRAAVPVAAACGGVILPALVFLTVARGTPGAAEGWAIPTATDIAFALAVLAVLGRFLPAALRTFLLTLAVVDDLIAIVIIAVVYTADLSPMPLLAALIPLGLFTLLVQRRIRSWWLLLPLAAATWILVHASGVHATVAGILLGFAVPVLRSRKAGGPEAGPGLAEHFEHRFRPLSAGVAVPLFALMSAGVAVGGVAGLRSTVSDPVALGVFAGLVLGKPAGVMLATWLVSRFTHADLDTDLSWLDVLGLSLLAGIGFTVSLLIGELAFGTGETADHVKIAVLAASLTASLLAAIVLRLRNRAYRRIHEEETRDDDHDGIPDIYQRG